The genomic DNA TGGCCGAGGTGGCGCTCGCCTCCATCAGGAAGTCCGGCAGGCGATCGCCGGGCTTGGCGTGCGCGCCCGTTGCCCCGATGAGCAGCCCTGCGGCCACGGTGAGCGAGGCGAGGAGCCCCGCGATGCGTGAGCGGGGCCTGGGGGCGTGACTGGGAGGCGGTGTCATGACTCCACCATACAGGGACACCCCGGCCCATGTGCCTGCGGGAAAGGGCAGCATCGGCGCCCTATGGCGACCGGCCGTGCGGTGCCCTACCCTGAGGGCTCCACGGCGACCTGGCGAAGTGGGAACGCATCGGTCTGCAAAACCGACATGAACCGGTTCGATTCCGGTGGTCGCCTCTGTACTTCACCGACACCGTGTTGCTCGCCTTGCCGGTGGCCTTGGGCGTGAGCGGCGACACGGTGGCCGCGCCCTTGGGGAACGGCTCCGGCACGGTCACTGAGATGGTGCGGGTGGTGCCGGGGCGTACGCTGACCTTCCACAGCTGCGCCACGGTGCCCCTGCGCGAGATGCTGACGCGCGACTGATCCGCTGCCGATCGGCTGGCCCGTGAGGTGACCGAGAGCTTCTTGCCGCGGGTGGCCGACGTGTCGCGGTAGCCGCTGACCATGCTGGCCGTGGGCGCGGGGATCGGCGCGCCACCGGGCATGGCGAGCACGCCGACGTTGCCAGTGGCGCCGTCGGTGAACCAGAGGTTCCCGTCGGGCCGATCGCGACGCTGTTGGTCCCTGCGTTGCCGCGCTTCGCCACGACCGTGTCGGACGTCAGGGTGCCCGCCGGGCTGATGCGCAGGATGCCGTTCGGCGCGCTGGTCCAGGCGTTGCCGTCCTGGGCGGAGAGGATCGTGCAATCGAGTATGCAACCGGTCCCCGGCAGCGAAGCCACGGTGGTCATCACGCCCGTGAGCTGAATGGCCACCACCGAGCTCGCGCTACCCGGGCCCATGGGATCCTGCGGCGGCACGGTGGCCCACATCACGCCGGTGGGGCCGATGGTGAGCGCCCGGGCGCCCACGCTCCAGCCGGGCTTCGCGCCCGAGGGCAGCGGCAGCGGGAAGAACTGCATGGCGCCGGCGGTGGTCATGCGGCCGATCACGCCCGCCCCCCTACTAAAGGGCGGCAAACCAGATCGCTCCGTCCGGCCCGATGGCCGGGGCCACTCCGACGCTGGTGGTGAGCGCGCCCGACGTGAGGGGGTATGACGTGAACGCGCTCCCCGTGGTGGAGCAAATCTTGGCCGTGGCCGCCGTCATACACGGGTCGTTGCTCGCGCCCGCCGTGACGTTGCCGCCGTCCGGCGGGAGCGGATAGGCCGAGTAGGTGCCACCATCGCACGCAGGCCGCCGCCGGGGGAGGCGACGTTCCCGTACGAGTACCCGATGTTCCCGTCCGACCCGCCGGCGATGCTGCCCATGGCCTGGCCTGGCCGGGTCCGGGCGGGTACTCCACCGATGATCCGGAGTCGGGGTTGGCGGCGGAGCTGGCGGTGGTGGCCGCGCCGAGTGCGGCGATGACGGCGCCGGCGGCGATGAGGGCCCGGGTGCGCATGAGGGGATCCTGTGGGCGAATGCAACTCGGGAAAGTCAGCAGGCGGGCTGGTCGGCACCCGCGAGCAGCCAGCAGGCCACCGCCGCTGCGGCAGCCACGTTGAGGGAGTCCACGCCGGAGGCCATGGGGATGGTCACGCGGGCGTCGGCCGCCGCGAGCATCTGCTCGCTCAGCCCGGGGCCCTCCGTGCCCAGCGCTAGGGCGACGCAGGCGCCGGACCTATCGGCGAGTGCATCGGGCAGCGGCTGCGCATCGGCTTCCGGCGTGAGGGCCAGCAGGGCGAATCCGTGCGCGCGCAGGTCTGCCACCGGGTTGGCGGTGATGGCCCAGGGGTGCACCAGGGCGGCGCCCATGGAGGTGCGCAGCGCCCTGCGGCCGAAGGGGTCGGCCGACCCGGGCCCGATGAGCGTGGCGTCCACGCCCAGCGCGGTGGCGCTGCGGATGATGGTGCCCACGTTCGAGGGGTTCATCACGCCCTCGAGCACAAGCACGCGATGGGCGGCGGGCAGCACGGCGCCCGGGGCGGGGTCGGGCGGGCGATCGAATGCGCCAAGCATCTCGCGCATGGCGCCGAAGCCCGTGAGCCGCTGGATCTCCTCGGGGTCGAGCGTGAGCACGGGCACGTCGGGCGATGGCAGGGCGCCGCCGTACTCGGTGCTCACCAGCAGCGCCTGCAGGTGATGGCCGGCGTGCAGGCAGCGCTGCACCACCCGCGCGCCCTCGGCCAGCAGCAGGCCTCCCCGGCCGTCGGGCGGTGGCCGCCGCACGCGGCGCTCCTGGCCGCGCAGGCCCGCGAACTTCTGGCGCAGGGCGTCGTCGTGCATACCGGCACCTTATGGCGGTAAGGTCATGGCATGTCGGCGCACGCGATGACTCCCGAGCGGGCGGCGCCCAACCTGCGCAAGTGGAACGTCGCGCTGGCCATCCTGCATGCGGCGCAGGGCGTGGCGATCCTGCTGCTGTCCAACGGGTTCTCGCTGGGCATCACGATCCCTTACATGACGGGCCCGCCGGGCAGCCCCATCCTGGGCGGCGACCCGGTGTGGCAGGTGCCCATCGCCACGTTCGTGGCCATCTTCCTGTTCCTCGCGGCACTCGACCACCTGCTGTGCGCGCTGCCCGGCATCGACCGCTGGTACATCGCCAACCTCGGGCGGGGCACCAATCCGCTGCGCTGGTGGGAGTACTCGGTCAGCGCGTCGCTGATGATCGTGCTTATCGCCCTGGTGAGCGGCATCGACCAGTCCACCGCGCTCATCGCGCTGTTCGGCGCCAACGTCGGGATGATCCTCTTCGGCCTGGCCATGGAGCAGCGCAACCCCGCGGGCACCGAGAAGGTGGACTGGCGTCCATTCGCATACGGGTGCATCACCGGGGCATTCCCGTGGATCGCCATCGGCCTGGTGCTGGTGCGCGCGCAGATCGACGTCGGCGTGCCCGCCGCCATCTGGGCCATCTACATCTCGCTGTTCGTGCTGTTCTTCACCTTCGCGCTCAACATGTGGCTGCACTACGCGCGCAAGGGGCGGTGGGCCAACATCGTCTCGTACGAGAAGACCTACCTGGTGCTCTCGCTTGTGGCGAAGTCACTACTCGCGTGGCAGATCTTCGCCTCGGCCCTGGCCGGATGATCGGCTGGCTCATCGCGAGCAAGGCCGACCCCGAGGCCTACCGCATGCCGGTGATCGTCGCAGCGCTGTTCGTGGTGATCCCCGCGGCGATGGTGCCGGTGATGGGCTTCGGGGCCATCGTCACCGGTTCGCACGGAGCGGGCTGGGCGATGATCGCCGGATTCTTCGCGTCCCTGGGCGCCATCGGCGCCGCGGCAATCGTGGCGGCAATCCCGGCCGCGGCCACCCGCACGCGCCCGCCGGTGCCCGCCCTGCTGGTTGCGGGCGGCACCACCCTGGCGCTGATCGCGGGCATCCTGCTGGTCCCGGTGCTCATGGCCGCGATGGCGAACTGACCGCCCGAACCCCGGTGTCAGGCACTTAACCCAGGGTCACAGATCACGCACGACTCGGTTAAGTGCCTGACACCGGGGTTGGGGGCGTCTGTCACCCTCCGTGTTTCGGCACGTTGCCCCGGGGGTGGGGCATGGCTAGCATTCCCGCGGCAAGCGGACCGTCACGTCCCCGGTGTCCCGAATCTTCCCAGGGGCCTGTCGATTCGCCGCCTGGGCCACGCGCGTCCCGGGTGCAATTTCTCCATGGAGGCACGTTGTCCGCACGGAATTCCGTCGTAGTCCGCCTTGCAGGTGAGTCCGGCGAGGGCGTCATCTCCTGCGGGGACATCCTCACGCAGGCCGCCGCGCGCGGTGGGTACTACACCCAGACGTTCCGCACCTTCCCCGCCGAGATCAAGGGCGGCCCGTGCATGTACCAGTTCCGCCTGAGCGACGAGCCCATCTGGAGCCACGGCAAGGACGTGGACCTGCTCGTGTGCTTCAACCAGGAGGCCTGGGACCTCAACTGGGACTCCCTGGGCCCCGAGGGCGTGATCCTCTACGACTCGATCGAGGTGACGATCCCCGACGAGTACATCGAGCGCGCCCGCCCCGTGCGCATGGATGAGCTGGCCAAGGAGATCGGCGGTTCCACCCGCGCCAAGAACATGGTGGCCGCGGGGGCCATCGCCGCCGTCATCGCCTTCGACACCACTCCCATCGAGGAGTTGGTGCTGCGCCGCTACGCCCACAAGGAGGGCGTCGCCGACGCCAACATCGCCGCCCTTCACGCCGGCGCCATTGAGGCGCACGACCTCAAGGGGCGCTACCCGCTGGTGCCGCCGGTGGAGGTCGAGGAAGACCGCATGCTCATCTCGGGCAACCAGGCCATCGCCGTGGGTGCCGTGGCCGCGGGGGTCAAGTACTTCGCCGGCTACCCCATCACGCCGGCCTCGGACATCCTCGAGTGGCTGTCGGTGCGCCTTCCCCAGGTGGGCGGCCTCACCATCCAGTGCGAGGACGAGATCGCCTCGCTGGCGTCGGTGGTGGGTGCGTCGTACACCGGCGCGAAGGCCATGACGGCCACCTCGGGCCCCGGCATCTCGCTCATGAACGAGCTCATCGGCTACGCCGGCACGGCGGAGATCCCCGTGGTGATCGTGGACGCCCAGCGCGGGGGCCCATCCACCGGCCTTCCCACCAAGACCGAGCAGAGCGACCTCAACCAGGCGCTCTACGGCAGCCACGGCGAGGCTCCCCGCGTGGTGATGGCGCCGGTGTCGGTGGAGGACTGCTTCTACTCCATCGTCGACGCCTTCAACTACGCCGAGGAGTTCCAGGTGCCGGTGCTGCTGCTCACCGACCAGGGCCTGGCCACCCGCCTCGAGGTGATCCACCGCCCCGACCCGGAGAAGCTCAACATCGTCTGTCGCACGACCTCAGCCGGCATCGCCCGCGAGGACTACAAGCGCTACGAGTACACCGACAGCGGCGTGTCGCCCATGGGGCTGCCCGGCGAGCCCGAGGGCATGTACGTGGCCACGGGCATCGAGCACGACGAGTACGGCCACCCGGGCTACACCCCGGAGATCCACCTCGGCATGCAGACCAAGCGCCTCGGCAAGCTCGAGCCCATCCGCGAGACCTCGCGCGTGGCCACCCACGGCGAGGCCCAGCCGGCCGACATCGCGTTCATCGGATTCGGATCCACCTTCGGCCCGGTGCGCGAGGCGGTTGACCGCCTTGCCGAGCAGGGCCTGTCGGTGGGCGCCTTCTACCCGCGCGTGCTCGGGCCGTTTCCGGCCAGCCGCGCGGAGGAGTTCGTCGCCAACGCAAAGCGCATCATCGTCCCCGAGGTGAACTACACCGGGCAGCTCGCCCGCCTGATCAAGGCCGAGACCACCATCAACGAGCTGGAGAGCGTCGCGAAGTGCGACGGACTTCCGTTCACCGCAGAGGCCATCATCGACCTGGCAGCCCAGGAGGTAGCCGCATGAGCACCCGGAAGCCCAACGACTACAAGTCGGAGCTCAAGCCCATCTGGTGCCCCGGGTGCGGCGACTTCGGCGTGCTGGCCTCGCTCTACCGATCCATGGCCGACATGGACCTCGACCCGAGCAGGACGGTGATCGTGTCGGGCATCGGCTGCTCCAGCCGCCTGCCGCACTTCGCCAGCACCTACGGCATCCACACGCTGCACGGCCGTCCGCTGCCGGTGGCCATGGGCGTCAAGCTGGCCAACCCCGACCTCACAGTGATCGCCGTGGGCGGTGACGGCGACGGCTTCGCCATCGGCGCCGGGCACTTCCCGCACGCGTCGCGCCGCAACATCGACGTCACCTACCTGGTGATGGACAACGAGATCTACGGCCTCACCAAGGGCCAGGCCTCGCCCACGTCGCTGTTCGAGCAGAAGGCACCGTCCACGCCGTTCGGCAACCCCGAGGACCCGCTCAACCCGCTGGCCCTGGCCATCGCGGCCGGTGCCTCGTTCGTGGCCCGCGGCGCGTCGTTCAACACCAAGGCGCTCACCGAGCTCATCACCCAGGCGGTGGAGCACAAGGGCTTCTCGTACATCGACGCCATGTCGCCGTGCACCACGTTCAACAACACGCAGGAGTCGTGGAAGGACGCCGTCACCGACGTCGCCCCCGACCACGACCCCACCGACCGCGTGAAGGCCTTCGACCTGGCCCTTCGCGGCGGTTTCTCGCTGGGCATCCTGTACCGCCAAGAGCGCACCACGCAGACCGAGCGCTACCGGGCGATCCTCGAGCAGGCCAAGCCGAGCGACGTCAACGTGATGCTCGACGGCTTCAACGCCCGCAAGGGCGCGGCCATCGGCAAGCCCGCCTAGGGGGTACCGGCCTCCCCGCGCACGCGGGCGTCGGCGTCCAGCGCCGTCTGCTTCATCTCCTCGGTGCGCTGTGCCACGCGCTCGGCCAGCTCGGGGTCGCCCAGGGCCAGGATTCGCGCGGCCAGCAGGCCGGCGTTGGTGGCGTTGTCCACGGCAACCGTGGCCACGGGAACCCCGCGCGGCATCTGCACGATCGACAGCAGGCTGTCCATTCCCGAGAGCGCCGAGGTGCGCACCGGCACGCCGATCACCGGCAGGATGCTCACCGACGCCAGCATGCCCGGCAGGTGCGCGGCGCCACCGGCCCCCGCGATGATCACCTTGATGCCGCGCTGCGCGGCATCCTTGCCGTACTCGATCATCTCCTCGGGTGTGCGGTGCGCGCTGGTCACGCGCACCTCGTGGGGAATGCCCAGTTCGCCCAGCACGTCCAGGGCGGACTGCATCACGGGCAGGTCGCTGTCCGACCCCATCACCACGCCCACGGTGGGCTGCTCGCTCACAGCCGCACCATCGAGGCGGCGAGGCGCGCGGTCTCCAAGGCGTCCTCGGGGCTTGATCCCAGGGCAGTCACGTGCCCCATCTTACGGCGCACGCGCACCTCGGCCTTGCCGTAGAGATGCACGTGCGCGCCGCCCACGGCCGCGGCCTCGGCGATGTCGGGGTCGCTGGGCCCGTCGCGTTCGCCAAGGAGGTTCACCAGCGCCGCCCCGGGCGCGATGAGCTCGGTGGGGCCGAGCGGCAGGCCGAGGATGCCCCGCAGGTGGTTCTCGAACTGCGAGGTGACGCAGCCCTCGATGGTGTGATGGCCCGAGTTGTGGGGACGGGGCGCCAGCTCGTTGATGAGTATCCGCTCGTCCTCGGTATGGAACATCTCCACGCCGGTCACGCCCGCGCCGCCCGCGGCCTCCGCCGCCGCGCGGGCCACGCGCTTGGCCTCGTGGCTCACGCCGGGGTCCACGGGAGCGGGGCAGAGCAGCTCGCGCAGCACGTGGTCGAGCTGGCGGGTCTCCACCACGGGATACACCGCATCGCCGCCGCCGTGCCGGCGCGCCACCATCACCGCGAGCTCGCGCTGGAACCGCACGAACTCCTCCACCAGCACCCCGCCGCCGCGCTCGGCCAGGCCGGGGTAGGCCGCCAGCGCGTCGCCCAAGTCCGCGCAGAGCGCGTTGCCGTAGCCGTCGTAGCCCAGGTGACGTGACTTCAGCATGAGCGGCCAGCCCAGGTCACGACCGATGGCCTCGAGGTCGTCGGCCGCGTCGGGCACCGCGAATGCCGGCACCGGCAGCCCCTCGTCCGCCAGTCGCTGCTTCTGCAGCGCCTTGTCCTGCACCACGCGCATCCGGGCGGGGTGGGGGCGCACGGGCGTGCCGGAATCCTCCACGGCCATCAGGAACTCGGCATCCACGAACTCGTTCTCGAGCGTGAGCACGCCGACCTCGCGCCCGATGCGCATGAGCGCCTCGGGGTCCTTCCAGTCGCCCCCCACCACGCCGGCGGCCATGGGCGTGGCCGGCTCGCCGGGCTGGCCCAGCACCGCCACGCGAATTCCGAGCGGCCACGCCGCCAGCACGGTCATCTGCGCGAGCTGCCCGGCTCCGGCGATGCCGACGTCGTATGCGGGGGCGCCCTCGCTCACGCGCGGCACCGTACCAGCGGCCGTCCGGGGCCTCCGGTACTCATTCGGGCGTTCCCGACGCGAGGTGGCGCATGGACCCGACAAAGCAGATCCAGATCTCGATGGTGGTGGTGGCCGTCCTCGGCGTGATCCTGGGCTTCGTGCTGGGCGGCTGGCTGTGGGCCCTGGTGGGCCTGGTGGCCGGATGGCTGCTCGGCGCCGCCCTCGGGGCCATCTGGGTGCGCCGCTAGCCCCTGGGGCCCGCCGGGCCCCTGCTAACGTCCGGCGCCCGAGGGCGTTTAGCTCAGTTGGGAGAGCACCAGCTCGACAAGCTGGGGGTCACTGGTTCGAGCCCAGTAACGCCCATCCTCGGGGAAAGGTCCGCTTATGCGGGCCTTTCTTCGTTTGGCACCTCCCTCGATTTGGGCCCCACCCCGACTGACCAACTGCGTGGTTTCGGCGCCTGCGGAGTGGGTGATGGGTACGGAGTGGGTGATGGGTACTGTCCAGCCATGAACTCCTCCACTCGCCGCCAGTTCCTCCAGTACGCCGTCGGTTCGACGGCAGCGGTGATCCTCAGCCCCTACCTGGACCGCTTGTCGGCTGCCGCGCCGCGCGGGCGCGTGTCCGATGCCGAGGCCGCTGCCCGACGCGTGCTCGAGATGGCGCGTCGCTCGGTGTACTTCGGCAGTCGCGGGGTCGGGGGCCTGATCATGGACAACCGCACCGGAAGGGTCATCGCCGAGGGAAGGAACACCCGCTACCGGAGGGTCAACGCCTCCGTTGCCTCGATCGCCGACGAGGTCCTCACATGGGACTACACCGCCCATGGTGAGACGGGCCTGACCAAGTGGTACTTCGCCAATCGCAGGCGACTGCGCCTGCCGCCTCCGGCCGGGCTGACCATCGTCACCACCCTCGACCCCTGCGCCATGTGCACCGGGTCGATCCTGACGGCGGGCTTCAGCGTGGCCACCGTGGCCCTCGACCCGACCGGCGGCATGAACCTCGGCGGGGATAACGCCTACGTGACGCTCCCCGCCGGCTTGCGCGCGGAGGCGCAGGGACGATCAGGCCTGTACGCGATCGACGGCCAGCGGGCGTATGTGGGCCCGGCGGGCATTCCGCTGCGGCAGACGAGCGTGTCCGGCGCGACCGGTGATGCATGCTCGTCGATCTTCTTCAACGCCCCGTCCCGCGACCTCAACCCGTGGGATGACATCCCGGTGTCGCGCCTCGTGGACCCGCGCTCGCTTCCGGCGCGCAGTCCCGCCCTTCGTGCCATGCGCCGGGCCTGGCCGCACGCGTTCGCGCTGCGGCTGGCCAACCCGCGCGAACCCACGCCAGAGCTCCACCGGTTCCTGACGCGCCTCAGCAGGCAGACCCCGGGCTCGCGAAACGCCGTGGCGTTCATCGACCCCTTCGGGAACCTGCTCGCGGCGTCTGCGGACACGCCCACGGTGAGCCCGATCGCGACCGCGTTCATGAACACGACGGAGTCGTACGCACGAACGCGATACGCCCTCTTCAACGACCCGGACACCCACCAGGGCGCGCGGCGTTCGCTGACCGAGCCGAGCCACGGCATCTTCGTGTGGCTCCACGCCCCGTCGCCCGGCCTCGCCACCACCATCAAGGACCTTGGCGCCTACGGGTCGTCGGTAGGGGGTCGCACTCCCGGGTCGTTCCAGCACTTCGAGTTGCCGCGCGAGGGATCCATCACCCAGCTGCGCGACCAGATCTCCCACCTGCCCCCGTACTACACCCAGAAGGTCGACATACAGCCCGTGCAGGTCGGCACCCGGTCGGCGATGGCCGCCGCGCACGACACCCGGGACGACGAGCGCACGCCCTACCCCGCGTACCCCTAGTACTCGTCGGGTGCGACCCTCACCCCCGTGATCTGGGCCAATACCACCTGCCCCAGCGGCATCGTGACCAACACCGGCTGCTGACTGGCTGACCCACACCCAAGGACTCGCGATGCCTCTTCGCACCACCGCCATCCTCATCACCGCCGCCGCTGCCACGTCAGTCGCCCTGCTCGCAGGATGCGGAGGCAGCGCGTCTGAGGCGACCACGTCCACGGCGACGTCCACGACCGCCGTACGCAAGGCGGCGCCGCGGGCGGCGAGCAGGCCGGCGTGCCTCCCGAGCTGCGCGAACGCAGACCTCCGCGGCGTGACCCTGTCACTTTCTAGCCTCGCCAGGCTCGACTTCTCAGGGGCGGATCTCAGCGACGCAAGACTCACCCCTGCGTTCCTCCGCGATACGAATTTCACGGGCGCCAACCTCTCCCGCGCGCTTGTGGTTGACGGGCAGTTCCAGATGGTGAACTTCGAAGGCGCGAACCTCACGGGCGCGACCTTCGGGGGGATGCTCGGTCTCGGCGTGAACTTCACCGACGCGAACCTCACCGACGCGATGTTCATCCGCGTGCTGGCCGGTAAGGTGAATTTCACCGGCGCGAACCTCACTGGCGCGCGCTTACGGGATACGACCTTCACCAGTTCGACCTTTTCCAACACCACCTGTCCCGACGGCAGCGTTACCAATACCGGCTGCTGGCCGCGGTGACCCCCCAAGGAGCCTCCCATGCGCCGCCTTCCCATCATCCTCACTGCCGCCGCCCTGGCGCTGCCCGCGGCCGCCGCAGCGTCGCCCGTCACGATCGGCACCGGTTCGAGGACCTGCGTCCTCAAGCCGAGTGCCGACTGCAGCAAGGTCACGTCCACGGCGCGCGTGGTGTTCTCGGGCAACCTCAAGGGCGCGAACTTCGCCGGGGCCACCCTGCGAAACGCCAACTTCCGGGGCGCGAACATCCGGGGGTCGAACTTCCGCCGGGCGCGGCTCGCCAACGTGAACCTGTCCAACGCAAACCTGACGGGCGCCAACTTCAGCGGGGTCAACCTCACCTCCACGCGGCTGAGGGGCAACCTCACGCGCGCCAACCTGTCGGGGGCGAACCTGGCCGGGGTCGACCTCACCAGCACCTCGCTCGACGGCGCCAACCTCGCGCGCGCCAACCTCACGGGCACGCAGCTCACCGGTGCGGTCGCGTCGGGCGCGAACTTCTCGGGCGCCACCATGACCAACGCGATCATGGCCGGGGCCGTCGCGTACGGGGCCAACCTCACCGGGGCCAACCTCTCGGGTGCGAGCCTCACGTCCACCTGCATGAATGCCGCCAACCTGACCGGCGTGAACGCGCAGGGGGCGAACCTGTCGTTCGCGCTGCTCGGCGGGCCCATCCCCGCCACCCGGACCGGCGGCGACTACAACTCCGCCTGCGCCGCCGTCGCGACCACGTACACCGCGGGAGCCAACCTGACGAACGCCAACCTCGTCGGGGCCAACCTGGCCGGCGCGATCGTGGTGGGCGTTGTCTGGACCGGCGCCACCTGCCCCAACGGCACCGTCACCAGCAGCGGGTGCTAGGTGGCTGAGAGGTAAAGCCCGAGCGCCATGCGGAGCCTCGACGCGCGTCGTCCAGCATCTGCGCGAACAACGTCTCAAGGGGGATTCCTGCGGCGGCCGCCATGGTGACGATCACGCTCGCCGGTGCGAATGAGCAGTAGGGCGATGACTCGAGGAACCACGGCACGCCCGCCGGGTCGACCCGGAAGTCGAAGAGCGAGTAGTGACGCGCCCCGAGCGCAGCATGGCAGCGGATCGCGGCATCCCGTACCGGCGCCGTGATCGGGTCGTCCGGGTCGACGATCCACGCGCGCGAGGAGTGCTTGGCCACCAGGTGGATCTCGCCGTCCGCGTCGCGGGCGATCTTGTCCGCGTGGGTCCTGATGGGCGCCGCCGGGTCGAGCGAATACTCCTCGAGGGGGAGGCACACCAGCTCGCCACGACGCACGATGCATCCCGCCCGCACCTCGCGACCCAGCGGGATGAAATCCTCGACCAGCACCTCATCGGCATGTGCGAACGCCTCGTCCAGCGCGTCGGCGAGATCGGCATCCCGGAGGACCACGCCGACACCCAGTGAGTTGTCGGCGTCGACGGGCTTCACCACGAGCGGTGGCGACAGCGACGGCCGCTCGCCCGCGCGCAGCACCTGGCCATCGGGCACCCGAACCCCGGCGGCAGACACGACGGCCTTGGCCCGCGCCTTGTGCACCGCCAGCGCCATGGCGTCGGGCGTCTGGCCGACATAGGGAATGCCCAGTGCATCGATGAGCGACCGGTAGTGCGTCATCCCGGGGACGCAGAACATCTGGGGTACCACGACGTCGGGCTCGAACTGCAGGAGGCGCGCGATCGCCTCGGGCAGGGGAAGAGGCTGCGCGCTGTCGAGGGCCGCCCTGCTCAGGTCATCCGGAAACCGCCAGCGGCCGTCCGGGGCTACATGGGCGATGCGGAACTCGTAGCGCACCGGATCGGCGGTAGCGGCGATGCAGTCCAGGGCGTAGCGGCGGGAGAGATCCTCGAGGAAGTCGCTCACCGGGGAGCCGGTGAGGTGCACGACGCGCACCACGATCAATCTCCGGCCGGCTCGACGAGCTTGCCGATGTTGAAGTCGATCCGCACCCATGCCGCCCGCCGCCGCAGGTTCCCGATGAGCAGCGCCGGGAGGTGCAGGGCATGGGCCATGAGGAACGGCAGGGGGTCCGAGGGGTCGAGGATGGCATCGGTGCCGCGCAGCACGATGCTCAGGCGCTCCCGGGCGTCGCGCGGCGCCGACACCAGCCGCCAGAGCTCGTGGTAGAGCCAGTAGGTGGGCCGGCTGCCGGGCCTGGGGCGGATCACCGGCACGCCATCCTCGAGGTACGCGCGGGCAAGGTCGGGGTGGTCGTGGAACAGCGTGATGGCCGAGTGGGTGCGGGGGTTGCATTCGATCGCGTAGAGCGCGCCGTCGTCGGCCTCGATGAAGTCGAACGACACCTGCCCTGTCAGGTCGAGGGGGAGGCAGAAGCGGGTGACCCAGTCCTCGATCCTGGGCTTGTCGACCATGGCGTAGTTCAACTGGAAGGGTGACGACTCGCAGCAGCAGTAGACCTGCACGCGTCCGCCACGAACCGTGCTGTGGGTGCAGTACTCGGTGCCCGGGATGAACTCCTGCAGCACCCATGGGTTCTCTTCGCTGATGGGCTTCTGCAGCGCGAACCTGTGGGTTTCCTCCGGCGTCGGCCGCGGGAGGGGGGTCAGGTCGAGTCGTTCCACCGGGTCGTACGCGATGCTCTTGAGGATGTACGGGCGCGCGGATCGCGAGAAGTCGAAGGCGAGCACCTCATCGGCCGACGTCACCCGATGCGT from Actinomycetota bacterium includes the following:
- the purK gene encoding 5-(carboxyamino)imidazole ribonucleotide synthase; protein product: MTVLAAWPLGIRVAVLGQPGEPATPMAAGVVGGDWKDPEALMRIGREVGVLTLENEFVDAEFLMAVEDSGTPVRPHPARMRVVQDKALQKQRLADEGLPVPAFAVPDAADDLEAIGRDLGWPLMLKSRHLGYDGYGNALCADLGDALAAYPGLAERGGGVLVEEFVRFQRELAVMVARRHGGGDAVYPVVETRQLDHVLRELLCPAPVDPGVSHEAKRVARAAAEAAGGAGVTGVEMFHTEDERILINELAPRPHNSGHHTIEGCVTSQFENHLRGILGLPLGPTELIAPGAALVNLLGERDGPSDPDIAEAAAVGGAHVHLYGKAEVRVRRKMGHVTALGSSPEDALETARLAASMVRL
- a CDS encoding RNA methyltransferase, which translates into the protein MHDDALRQKFAGLRGQERRVRRPPPDGRGGLLLAEGARVVQRCLHAGHHLQALLVSTEYGGALPSPDVPVLTLDPEEIQRLTGFGAMREMLGAFDRPPDPAPGAVLPAAHRVLVLEGVMNPSNVGTIIRSATALGVDATLIGPGSADPFGRRALRTSMGAALVHPWAITANPVADLRAHGFALLALTPEADAQPLPDALADRSGACVALALGTEGPGLSEQMLAAADARVTIPMASGVDSLNVAAAAAVACWLLAGADQPAC
- a CDS encoding nucleoside deaminase; the protein is MNSSTRRQFLQYAVGSTAAVILSPYLDRLSAAAPRGRVSDAEAAARRVLEMARRSVYFGSRGVGGLIMDNRTGRVIAEGRNTRYRRVNASVASIADEVLTWDYTAHGETGLTKWYFANRRRLRLPPPAGLTIVTTLDPCAMCTGSILTAGFSVATVALDPTGGMNLGGDNAYVTLPAGLRAEAQGRSGLYAIDGQRAYVGPAGIPLRQTSVSGATGDACSSIFFNAPSRDLNPWDDIPVSRLVDPRSLPARSPALRAMRRAWPHAFALRLANPREPTPELHRFLTRLSRQTPGSRNAVAFIDPFGNLLAASADTPTVSPIATAFMNTTESYARTRYALFNDPDTHQGARRSLTEPSHGIFVWLHAPSPGLATTIKDLGAYGSSVGGRTPGSFQHFELPREGSITQLRDQISHLPPYYTQKVDIQPVQVGTRSAMAAAHDTRDDERTPYPAYP
- the purE gene encoding 5-(carboxyamino)imidazole ribonucleotide mutase — protein: MGSDSDLPVMQSALDVLGELGIPHEVRVTSAHRTPEEMIEYGKDAAQRGIKVIIAGAGGAAHLPGMLASVSILPVIGVPVRTSALSGMDSLLSIVQMPRGVPVATVAVDNATNAGLLAARILALGDPELAERVAQRTEEMKQTALDADARVRGEAGTP
- a CDS encoding 2-oxoacid:acceptor oxidoreductase subunit alpha, encoding MASIPAASGPSRPRCPESSQGPVDSPPGPRASRVQFLHGGTLSARNSVVVRLAGESGEGVISCGDILTQAAARGGYYTQTFRTFPAEIKGGPCMYQFRLSDEPIWSHGKDVDLLVCFNQEAWDLNWDSLGPEGVILYDSIEVTIPDEYIERARPVRMDELAKEIGGSTRAKNMVAAGAIAAVIAFDTTPIEELVLRRYAHKEGVADANIAALHAGAIEAHDLKGRYPLVPPVEVEEDRMLISGNQAIAVGAVAAGVKYFAGYPITPASDILEWLSVRLPQVGGLTIQCEDEIASLASVVGASYTGAKAMTATSGPGISLMNELIGYAGTAEIPVVIVDAQRGGPSTGLPTKTEQSDLNQALYGSHGEAPRVVMAPVSVEDCFYSIVDAFNYAEEFQVPVLLLTDQGLATRLEVIHRPDPEKLNIVCRTTSAGIAREDYKRYEYTDSGVSPMGLPGEPEGMYVATGIEHDEYGHPGYTPEIHLGMQTKRLGKLEPIRETSRVATHGEAQPADIAFIGFGSTFGPVREAVDRLAEQGLSVGAFYPRVLGPFPASRAEEFVANAKRIIVPEVNYTGQLARLIKAETTINELESVAKCDGLPFTAEAIIDLAAQEVAA
- a CDS encoding pentapeptide repeat-containing protein — translated: MPLRTTAILITAAAATSVALLAGCGGSASEATTSTATSTTAVRKAAPRAASRPACLPSCANADLRGVTLSLSSLARLDFSGADLSDARLTPAFLRDTNFTGANLSRALVVDGQFQMVNFEGANLTGATFGGMLGLGVNFTDANLTDAMFIRVLAGKVNFTGANLTGARLRDTTFTSSTFSNTTCPDGSVTNTGCWPR
- a CDS encoding 2-oxoacid:ferredoxin oxidoreductase subunit beta encodes the protein MSTRKPNDYKSELKPIWCPGCGDFGVLASLYRSMADMDLDPSRTVIVSGIGCSSRLPHFASTYGIHTLHGRPLPVAMGVKLANPDLTVIAVGGDGDGFAIGAGHFPHASRRNIDVTYLVMDNEIYGLTKGQASPTSLFEQKAPSTPFGNPEDPLNPLALAIAAGASFVARGASFNTKALTELITQAVEHKGFSYIDAMSPCTTFNNTQESWKDAVTDVAPDHDPTDRVKAFDLALRGGFSLGILYRQERTTQTERYRAILEQAKPSDVNVMLDGFNARKGAAIGKPA